A window of the Helianthus annuus cultivar XRQ/B chromosome 4, HanXRQr2.0-SUNRISE, whole genome shotgun sequence genome harbors these coding sequences:
- the LOC110894822 gene encoding calcium-transporting ATPase 3, endoplasmic reticulum-type isoform X1 translates to MEDAFARSVPEVLDFFRVDPSKGLTDIQVTTHARVYGTNVLPHQESTPFWKLVLSQFDDLLVKILIAAAVVSFLLALVNGETGLTAFLEPSVILMILAANAAVGVITETNAEKALEELRAYQADVATVMRNGCFSILPATELVPGDIVEVSVGCKIPADLRMIEMLSDQLRVDQAILTGESSSVEKELESRITTNAVYQDKTNILFSGTVVVAGRARAVVVGVGSNTAMGSIRDSMLKTEDEATPLKRKLDEFGTFLAKVIAGICILVWIVNIGHFRDPVHGGFFQGAVHYFKIAVALAVAAIPEGLPAVVTTCLALGTKRMARLNAIVRSLPSVETLGCTTVICSDKTGTLTTNMMSVSKICVLQSASHGVIAAEYNVSGTTYAPEGSIFDGMGLQLDFPAQFPCLLHIAMCSALCNESVIQYNPDKKKYEKIGESTEVALRILAEKIGLPGFDSMPSALNMLTKHERAAYCNHYWENQFRKISLLEFSRDRKMMSVLCSRKQIEIMFSKGAPESILSKCTSILCNDDGSTVPLTGNIRNEIESRFSSFAGKDTLRCLALALKRMPTGHQNISLDDEKDLTFIGLVGMQDPPREEVRNAILACMTAGIRVMVVTGDNKATAESVCRKIGAFDHLEDFRARSFTASEFEDLPASEKTSALQQMTLFTRVEPSHKKMLVEALQHQNEVVAMTGDGVNDAPALKKADIGIAMGSGTAVAKSASDMVLADDNFATIVAAVAEGRAIYNNTKQFIRYMISSNIGEVVCIFVAAVLGIPDTLVPVQLLWVNLVTDGLPATAIGFNKQDSDVMKAKPRKVNEAVVTGWLFFRYLVIGAYVGLATVAGFIWWFIYSNTGPKIPYSELMNFDSCLKRETAYPCSIFSDRHPSTVAMTVLVVVEMFNALNNLSENQSLIVIPPWSNLWLVGSIGLTMLLHCLILYVPPLSALFSVVPLTWDEWTTVLYLSFPVIIIDEILKLFSRKTTGLRFNLRPRRKREVRDK, encoded by the exons ATGGAGGACGCATTCGCTAGATCTGTTCCTGAG GTGTTGGATTTTTTCCGAGTGGATCCCAGTAAAGGTCTCACCGATATCCAG GTCACAACCCATGCTCGCGTTTATGGCACAAACG TGCTGCCTCATCAAGAAA GCACCCCTTTTTGGAAATTGGTTCTTAGTCAATTTGATGACTTGCTTGTTAAGATATTGATAGCCGCCGCTGttgtttcttttcttttggcTTTGGTTAATGGAGAAACTGGCTTAACAGCTTTTCTCGAGCCTTCT GTTATATTAATGATATTGGCCGCAAATGCTGCCGTAGGAGTAATTACAGAAACAAATGCTGAAAAGGCTTTGGAG GAGTTGCGTGCCTATCAAGCAGATGTTGCAACAGTCATGCGTAATG GTTGCTTCTCCATCCTTCCTGCGACAGAGCTAGTTCCGGGGGATATTGTAGAAGTTAGTG TGGGTTGCAAAATTCCAGCAGACCTGAGAATGATTGAGATGTTAAGTGATCAACTGCGTGTTGATCAAGCCATTCTTACAG GTGAGAGTTCTTCTGTGGAAAAAGAGCTCGAGTCCAGGATAACAACTAATGCGGTGTACCAAGACAAAACTAATATCCTCTTTTCG GGAACAGTAGTGGTTGCTGGTAGAGCAAGAGCCGTTGTGGTTGGAGTTGGTTCTAACACTGCAATGGGTAGCATACGTGATTCTATGTTGAAAACCGAGGAC GAAGCAACACCGCTCAAAAGGAAGCTTGATGAATTTGGTACTTTCTTGGCCAAG GTCATAGCTGGTATTTGTATACTGGTATGGATCGTTAATATTGGCCATTTTCGTGATCCTGTACATGGAGGCTTTTTTCAAGGTGCTGTTCACTACTTCAAG ATTGCAGTTGCCCTTGCTGTTGCTGCAATTCCAGAAGGTCTTCCAGCTGTTGTTACAAC GTGTTTGGCTCTTGGAACAAAAAGAATGGCCCGTTTGAATGCTATTGTGAGATCCTTGCCTTCTGTAGAGACGTTGGGCTGTACAACAGTAATTTGCAGTGACAAAACTGGTACTCTGACCACTAACATGATGTCAGTTTCTAAG ATCTGTGTGCTTCAATCTGCTAGCCATGGAGTTATAGCTGCAGAGTATAATGTTAGTGGTACGACCTATGCACCAGAAGGTTCTATTTTTGATGGCATGGGATTGCAg CTTGATTTTCCTGCTCAATTTCCTTGTCTTCTTCACATAGCAATGTGTTCAGCTCTGTGCAATGAGTCAGTTATACAATACAATCCTGACaagaaaaaatatgaaaaaattgGGGAGTCAACAGAAGTTGCTCTTCGTATACTAGCAGAAAAGATTGGTCTTCCTGGTTTTGACTCTATGCCTTCTGCTCTCAATATGTTGACCAAGCATGAACGGGCGGCTTACTGTAATCATTATTGGGAGAACCAATTTAGGAAG ATATCTCTTTTGGAATTTTCTCGTGATCGCAAGATGATGAGTGTTCTTTGTAGTCGAAAACAGATTGAGATTATGTTTTCCAAAGGTGCCCCAGAGAGCATACTTTCTAAGTGCACAAGTATTCTTTGCAACGATGATGGTTCCACTGTTCCGCTGACTGGAAATATCAGGAATGAGATTGAATCCAGATTTTCCAG CTTTGCAGGAAAAGATACCTTAAGATGTCTTGCACTTGCCTTAAAAAGGATGCCAACAGGTCATCAGAATATTTCTTTAGATGATGAAAAAGATCTTACCTTTATTGGGTTG GTTGGAATGCAAGATCCACCAAGGGAGGAAGTAAGAAATGCTATACTTGCATGCATGACAGCTGGCATACGTGTTATGGTGGTGACTGGGGATAACAAGGCTACTGCAGAATCAGTGTGCCGAAAAATAGGTGCTTTTGATCACTTGGAAGATTTTAGGGCGCGCTCATTCACCGCATCAGAGTTTGAAGACCTTCCAGCCTCTGAAAAGACAAGCGCACTGCAACAGATGACACTTTTTACTAGGGTTGAACCATCCCACAAAAAGATGTTGGTGGAAGCACTACAACACCAAAATGAAGTCGTTGCCATGACTGGAGATGGGGTGAATGATGCACCTGCATTAAAGAAGGCAGATATAGGAATCGCCATGGGATCAGGAACAGCAGTTGCCAAG AGTGCTTCAGACATGGTTCTGGCTGATGATAATTTTGCTACTATTGTTGCA GCTGTTGCAGAGGGCAGAGCTATATACAATAACACAAAACAGTTCATAAGATATATGATTTCTTCAAACATAGGAGAAGTTGTTTGTATCTTTGTTGCTGCTGTACTTGGAATACCTGACACCCTTGTCCCT GTGCAACTTCTATGGGTGAATTTGGTTACTGATGGATTACCTGCTACAGCTATTGGTTTCAATAAGCAAGATTCTGATGTTATGAAGGCTAAACCAAGAAAGGTTAATGAAGCTGTCGTCACCGGCTGGCTATTCTTTCGTTATTTAGTCATTGGAG CTTATGTTGGACTTGCAACTGTCGCTGGTTTCATATGGTGGTTTATTTATTCAAACACTGGTCCAAAGATTCCATATAGCGAACTT ATGAATTTTGACAGTTGTTTGAAACGTGAAACTGCATATCCTTGCAGTATCTTCAGCGACCGACACCCCTCAACTGTGGCAATgacagttcttgttgttgttgagatgTTCAATGCTTTGAATAATCTGAGTGAAAACCAGTCCCTCAT TGTTATACCTCCTTGGAGTAACTTATGGCTTGTTGGGTCTATCGGGTTGACCATGTTACTTCACTGCCTCATTTTGTATGTGCCACCGCTTTCCGCTCTCTTTTCT GTGGTGCCATTAACATGGGATGAATGGACTACTGTTTTGTATTTATCTTTTCCT GTAATTATTATCGACGAGATATTGAAACTTTTTTCGCGAAAAACTACTG ggtTGAGATTCAATTTGAGACCGAGGAGGAAAAGGGAAGTACGTGATAAATGA
- the LOC110894822 gene encoding calcium-transporting ATPase 3, endoplasmic reticulum-type isoform X2, with translation MRNGCFSILPATELVPGDIVEVSVGCKIPADLRMIEMLSDQLRVDQAILTGESSSVEKELESRITTNAVYQDKTNILFSGTVVVAGRARAVVVGVGSNTAMGSIRDSMLKTEDEATPLKRKLDEFGTFLAKVIAGICILVWIVNIGHFRDPVHGGFFQGAVHYFKIAVALAVAAIPEGLPAVVTTCLALGTKRMARLNAIVRSLPSVETLGCTTVICSDKTGTLTTNMMSVSKICVLQSASHGVIAAEYNVSGTTYAPEGSIFDGMGLQLDFPAQFPCLLHIAMCSALCNESVIQYNPDKKKYEKIGESTEVALRILAEKIGLPGFDSMPSALNMLTKHERAAYCNHYWENQFRKISLLEFSRDRKMMSVLCSRKQIEIMFSKGAPESILSKCTSILCNDDGSTVPLTGNIRNEIESRFSSFAGKDTLRCLALALKRMPTGHQNISLDDEKDLTFIGLVGMQDPPREEVRNAILACMTAGIRVMVVTGDNKATAESVCRKIGAFDHLEDFRARSFTASEFEDLPASEKTSALQQMTLFTRVEPSHKKMLVEALQHQNEVVAMTGDGVNDAPALKKADIGIAMGSGTAVAKSASDMVLADDNFATIVAAVAEGRAIYNNTKQFIRYMISSNIGEVVCIFVAAVLGIPDTLVPVQLLWVNLVTDGLPATAIGFNKQDSDVMKAKPRKVNEAVVTGWLFFRYLVIGAYVGLATVAGFIWWFIYSNTGPKIPYSELMNFDSCLKRETAYPCSIFSDRHPSTVAMTVLVVVEMFNALNNLSENQSLIVIPPWSNLWLVGSIGLTMLLHCLILYVPPLSALFSVVPLTWDEWTTVLYLSFPVIIIDEILKLFSRKTTGLRFNLRPRRKREVRDK, from the exons ATGCGTAATG GTTGCTTCTCCATCCTTCCTGCGACAGAGCTAGTTCCGGGGGATATTGTAGAAGTTAGTG TGGGTTGCAAAATTCCAGCAGACCTGAGAATGATTGAGATGTTAAGTGATCAACTGCGTGTTGATCAAGCCATTCTTACAG GTGAGAGTTCTTCTGTGGAAAAAGAGCTCGAGTCCAGGATAACAACTAATGCGGTGTACCAAGACAAAACTAATATCCTCTTTTCG GGAACAGTAGTGGTTGCTGGTAGAGCAAGAGCCGTTGTGGTTGGAGTTGGTTCTAACACTGCAATGGGTAGCATACGTGATTCTATGTTGAAAACCGAGGAC GAAGCAACACCGCTCAAAAGGAAGCTTGATGAATTTGGTACTTTCTTGGCCAAG GTCATAGCTGGTATTTGTATACTGGTATGGATCGTTAATATTGGCCATTTTCGTGATCCTGTACATGGAGGCTTTTTTCAAGGTGCTGTTCACTACTTCAAG ATTGCAGTTGCCCTTGCTGTTGCTGCAATTCCAGAAGGTCTTCCAGCTGTTGTTACAAC GTGTTTGGCTCTTGGAACAAAAAGAATGGCCCGTTTGAATGCTATTGTGAGATCCTTGCCTTCTGTAGAGACGTTGGGCTGTACAACAGTAATTTGCAGTGACAAAACTGGTACTCTGACCACTAACATGATGTCAGTTTCTAAG ATCTGTGTGCTTCAATCTGCTAGCCATGGAGTTATAGCTGCAGAGTATAATGTTAGTGGTACGACCTATGCACCAGAAGGTTCTATTTTTGATGGCATGGGATTGCAg CTTGATTTTCCTGCTCAATTTCCTTGTCTTCTTCACATAGCAATGTGTTCAGCTCTGTGCAATGAGTCAGTTATACAATACAATCCTGACaagaaaaaatatgaaaaaattgGGGAGTCAACAGAAGTTGCTCTTCGTATACTAGCAGAAAAGATTGGTCTTCCTGGTTTTGACTCTATGCCTTCTGCTCTCAATATGTTGACCAAGCATGAACGGGCGGCTTACTGTAATCATTATTGGGAGAACCAATTTAGGAAG ATATCTCTTTTGGAATTTTCTCGTGATCGCAAGATGATGAGTGTTCTTTGTAGTCGAAAACAGATTGAGATTATGTTTTCCAAAGGTGCCCCAGAGAGCATACTTTCTAAGTGCACAAGTATTCTTTGCAACGATGATGGTTCCACTGTTCCGCTGACTGGAAATATCAGGAATGAGATTGAATCCAGATTTTCCAG CTTTGCAGGAAAAGATACCTTAAGATGTCTTGCACTTGCCTTAAAAAGGATGCCAACAGGTCATCAGAATATTTCTTTAGATGATGAAAAAGATCTTACCTTTATTGGGTTG GTTGGAATGCAAGATCCACCAAGGGAGGAAGTAAGAAATGCTATACTTGCATGCATGACAGCTGGCATACGTGTTATGGTGGTGACTGGGGATAACAAGGCTACTGCAGAATCAGTGTGCCGAAAAATAGGTGCTTTTGATCACTTGGAAGATTTTAGGGCGCGCTCATTCACCGCATCAGAGTTTGAAGACCTTCCAGCCTCTGAAAAGACAAGCGCACTGCAACAGATGACACTTTTTACTAGGGTTGAACCATCCCACAAAAAGATGTTGGTGGAAGCACTACAACACCAAAATGAAGTCGTTGCCATGACTGGAGATGGGGTGAATGATGCACCTGCATTAAAGAAGGCAGATATAGGAATCGCCATGGGATCAGGAACAGCAGTTGCCAAG AGTGCTTCAGACATGGTTCTGGCTGATGATAATTTTGCTACTATTGTTGCA GCTGTTGCAGAGGGCAGAGCTATATACAATAACACAAAACAGTTCATAAGATATATGATTTCTTCAAACATAGGAGAAGTTGTTTGTATCTTTGTTGCTGCTGTACTTGGAATACCTGACACCCTTGTCCCT GTGCAACTTCTATGGGTGAATTTGGTTACTGATGGATTACCTGCTACAGCTATTGGTTTCAATAAGCAAGATTCTGATGTTATGAAGGCTAAACCAAGAAAGGTTAATGAAGCTGTCGTCACCGGCTGGCTATTCTTTCGTTATTTAGTCATTGGAG CTTATGTTGGACTTGCAACTGTCGCTGGTTTCATATGGTGGTTTATTTATTCAAACACTGGTCCAAAGATTCCATATAGCGAACTT ATGAATTTTGACAGTTGTTTGAAACGTGAAACTGCATATCCTTGCAGTATCTTCAGCGACCGACACCCCTCAACTGTGGCAATgacagttcttgttgttgttgagatgTTCAATGCTTTGAATAATCTGAGTGAAAACCAGTCCCTCAT TGTTATACCTCCTTGGAGTAACTTATGGCTTGTTGGGTCTATCGGGTTGACCATGTTACTTCACTGCCTCATTTTGTATGTGCCACCGCTTTCCGCTCTCTTTTCT GTGGTGCCATTAACATGGGATGAATGGACTACTGTTTTGTATTTATCTTTTCCT GTAATTATTATCGACGAGATATTGAAACTTTTTTCGCGAAAAACTACTG ggtTGAGATTCAATTTGAGACCGAGGAGGAAAAGGGAAGTACGTGATAAATGA
- the LOC110894822 gene encoding calcium-transporting ATPase 3, endoplasmic reticulum-type isoform X3: MEDAFARSVPEVLDFFRVDPSKGLTDIQVTTHARVYGTNVLPHQESTPFWKLVLSQFDDLLVKILIAAAVVSFLLALVNGETGLTAFLEPSVILMILAANAAVGVITETNAEKALEELRAYQADVATVMRNGCFSILPATELVPGDIVEVSVGCKIPADLRMIEMLSDQLRVDQAILTGESSSVEKELESRITTNAVYQDKTNILFSGTVVVAGRARAVVVGVGSNTAMGSIRDSMLKTEDEATPLKRKLDEFGTFLAKVIAGICILVWIVNIGHFRDPVHGGFFQGAVHYFKIAVALAVAAIPEGLPAVVTTCLALGTKRMARLNAIVRSLPSVETLGCTTVICSDKTGTLTTNMMSVSKICVLQSASHGVIAAEYNVSGTTYAPEGSIFDGMGLQLDFPAQFPCLLHIAMCSALCNESVIQYNPDKKKYEKIGESTEVALRILAEKIGLPGFDSMPSALNMLTKHERAAYCNHYWENQFRKISLLEFSRDRKMMSVLCSRKQIEIMFSKGAPESILSKCTSILCNDDGSTVPLTGNIRNEIESRFSSFAGKDTLRCLALALKRMPTGHQNISLDDEKDLTFIGLVGMQDPPREEVRNAILACMTAGIRVMVVTGDNKATAESVCRKIGAFDHLEDFRARSFTASEFEDLPASEKTSALQQMTLFTRVEPSHKKMLVEALQHQNEVVAMTGDGVNDAPALKKADIGIAMGSGTAVAKSASDMVLADDNFATIVAAVAEGRAIYNNTKQFIRYMISSNIGEVVCIFVAAVLGIPDTLVPVQLLWVNLVTDGLPATAIGFNKQDSDVMKAKPRKVNEAVVTGWLFFRYLVIGVD, translated from the exons ATGGAGGACGCATTCGCTAGATCTGTTCCTGAG GTGTTGGATTTTTTCCGAGTGGATCCCAGTAAAGGTCTCACCGATATCCAG GTCACAACCCATGCTCGCGTTTATGGCACAAACG TGCTGCCTCATCAAGAAA GCACCCCTTTTTGGAAATTGGTTCTTAGTCAATTTGATGACTTGCTTGTTAAGATATTGATAGCCGCCGCTGttgtttcttttcttttggcTTTGGTTAATGGAGAAACTGGCTTAACAGCTTTTCTCGAGCCTTCT GTTATATTAATGATATTGGCCGCAAATGCTGCCGTAGGAGTAATTACAGAAACAAATGCTGAAAAGGCTTTGGAG GAGTTGCGTGCCTATCAAGCAGATGTTGCAACAGTCATGCGTAATG GTTGCTTCTCCATCCTTCCTGCGACAGAGCTAGTTCCGGGGGATATTGTAGAAGTTAGTG TGGGTTGCAAAATTCCAGCAGACCTGAGAATGATTGAGATGTTAAGTGATCAACTGCGTGTTGATCAAGCCATTCTTACAG GTGAGAGTTCTTCTGTGGAAAAAGAGCTCGAGTCCAGGATAACAACTAATGCGGTGTACCAAGACAAAACTAATATCCTCTTTTCG GGAACAGTAGTGGTTGCTGGTAGAGCAAGAGCCGTTGTGGTTGGAGTTGGTTCTAACACTGCAATGGGTAGCATACGTGATTCTATGTTGAAAACCGAGGAC GAAGCAACACCGCTCAAAAGGAAGCTTGATGAATTTGGTACTTTCTTGGCCAAG GTCATAGCTGGTATTTGTATACTGGTATGGATCGTTAATATTGGCCATTTTCGTGATCCTGTACATGGAGGCTTTTTTCAAGGTGCTGTTCACTACTTCAAG ATTGCAGTTGCCCTTGCTGTTGCTGCAATTCCAGAAGGTCTTCCAGCTGTTGTTACAAC GTGTTTGGCTCTTGGAACAAAAAGAATGGCCCGTTTGAATGCTATTGTGAGATCCTTGCCTTCTGTAGAGACGTTGGGCTGTACAACAGTAATTTGCAGTGACAAAACTGGTACTCTGACCACTAACATGATGTCAGTTTCTAAG ATCTGTGTGCTTCAATCTGCTAGCCATGGAGTTATAGCTGCAGAGTATAATGTTAGTGGTACGACCTATGCACCAGAAGGTTCTATTTTTGATGGCATGGGATTGCAg CTTGATTTTCCTGCTCAATTTCCTTGTCTTCTTCACATAGCAATGTGTTCAGCTCTGTGCAATGAGTCAGTTATACAATACAATCCTGACaagaaaaaatatgaaaaaattgGGGAGTCAACAGAAGTTGCTCTTCGTATACTAGCAGAAAAGATTGGTCTTCCTGGTTTTGACTCTATGCCTTCTGCTCTCAATATGTTGACCAAGCATGAACGGGCGGCTTACTGTAATCATTATTGGGAGAACCAATTTAGGAAG ATATCTCTTTTGGAATTTTCTCGTGATCGCAAGATGATGAGTGTTCTTTGTAGTCGAAAACAGATTGAGATTATGTTTTCCAAAGGTGCCCCAGAGAGCATACTTTCTAAGTGCACAAGTATTCTTTGCAACGATGATGGTTCCACTGTTCCGCTGACTGGAAATATCAGGAATGAGATTGAATCCAGATTTTCCAG CTTTGCAGGAAAAGATACCTTAAGATGTCTTGCACTTGCCTTAAAAAGGATGCCAACAGGTCATCAGAATATTTCTTTAGATGATGAAAAAGATCTTACCTTTATTGGGTTG GTTGGAATGCAAGATCCACCAAGGGAGGAAGTAAGAAATGCTATACTTGCATGCATGACAGCTGGCATACGTGTTATGGTGGTGACTGGGGATAACAAGGCTACTGCAGAATCAGTGTGCCGAAAAATAGGTGCTTTTGATCACTTGGAAGATTTTAGGGCGCGCTCATTCACCGCATCAGAGTTTGAAGACCTTCCAGCCTCTGAAAAGACAAGCGCACTGCAACAGATGACACTTTTTACTAGGGTTGAACCATCCCACAAAAAGATGTTGGTGGAAGCACTACAACACCAAAATGAAGTCGTTGCCATGACTGGAGATGGGGTGAATGATGCACCTGCATTAAAGAAGGCAGATATAGGAATCGCCATGGGATCAGGAACAGCAGTTGCCAAG AGTGCTTCAGACATGGTTCTGGCTGATGATAATTTTGCTACTATTGTTGCA GCTGTTGCAGAGGGCAGAGCTATATACAATAACACAAAACAGTTCATAAGATATATGATTTCTTCAAACATAGGAGAAGTTGTTTGTATCTTTGTTGCTGCTGTACTTGGAATACCTGACACCCTTGTCCCT GTGCAACTTCTATGGGTGAATTTGGTTACTGATGGATTACCTGCTACAGCTATTGGTTTCAATAAGCAAGATTCTGATGTTATGAAGGCTAAACCAAGAAAGGTTAATGAAGCTGTCGTCACCGGCTGGCTATTCTTTCGTTATTTAGTCATTGGAG tggatTGA